The Euphorbia lathyris chromosome 2, ddEupLath1.1, whole genome shotgun sequence genome includes a window with the following:
- the LOC136217658 gene encoding DNA mismatch repair protein MSH6 codes for MAPPRKQNGRSPIVNPQRQITCFFTKANSSSPSPASTLSKGKTLKSNPNPKSLSPSPPTPPLESKVRKPLLVIGQTPSPSPSPSTPATTASSYGREVVEKRIRVYWPLDKSWYDGCVKSFNEDSGKHLVQYDDFEEEVLDLGKEKIEWVEESVKKFKRLRRGSLAFKKTVIEDEEMKDVACTEEDSGGDDDDSSDNDWEKNVQKDISEEEEEDIDLVDEKDEDNPECEEKEKQCGKKKLRKRKACEAGKLGSGKKSKSCGDVNEGLSNIPVLEPKKNERNELTNGLGTALMGDCSERFCARTAEKLWFLGEEQRDAKRRRPGDEGYDSRTLYLPSDFVKSLSGGQRQWWEFKSKHMDKVLFFKMGKFYELFEMDAHVGAKELDLQYMKGEQPHCGFPEKNFSMNVEKLARKGYRVLVIEQTETPEQLELRNRHKKSSDKDKVVKREICAVVTKGTLTEGELLTANPDASYLMSLTENCQNSGRSFGICVVDAATSRIILGQFADDAECSSLCSLLSEMRPVEIIKPANTLSSEAERVLLRHTRSPLVNELLPLSEFWDAEKTVCELKTSYKHMNNQSTSGSSNKMDAYGTNSHVEEGSSCMPEILSELVNKGENGSLALSALGGALYYLKQAFLDETILRVAQFESLPCSNFFDFEQKPYMILDASAMENLEIFENSRNGGSSGTLYAQLNHCVTSFGKRLLKTWLARPLYHLKSIKDRQDAVAGLRGINQHIALEFRKTLSRLPDMERLLARIFAISEANGRNSNKVILYEDAAKKQLQEFISALRGCEVMVQACSSLAVVLENVESQQLHHLLTPGESLPDIHSILKHFKDAFDWVEANSSGRVIPHEGVDMDYDSACKKVKEIESNLTKHLKEQRKLLGDTSLSYVTVGKDAYLLEVPEDLQGSITRDYELRSSKKGYKRYWTPSIKKFLGELSQAESEKESALKSILQTLIVSFCNHNDKWRKLVSATAELDVLISLAIASEFYEGRSCGPAIQGLSSTQVPYLSAKNLGHPVLSSDSLGKGAFVPNDINIGGSSGSSFLLLTGPNMGGKSTLLRQVCLAVILAQIGADVPAESFELSPVDRIFVRMGARDHIMAGQSTFLTELSETALMLSSATRNSLVALDELGRGTSTSDGQAIAESVLEHFVHKVQCRGMFSTHYHRLAIDYNQDPKVSLCHMACQVGSRVGEVEEVTFLYRLTPGACPKSYGVNVARLAGLPESILQKAAAKSREFESIYGKKRKSKGKSRGNEMAAFIKNMIVVARSSSGYGSVDSSISSLTKLQQRASLLLQQT; via the exons ATGGCTCCGCCGCGTAAACAGAACGGAAGATCACCTATCGTCAATCCACAACGCCAAATCACCTGTTTCTTCACTAAAGCAAACTCTTCTTCACCATCCCCTGCTTCGACACTCTCCAAAGGTAAAACCCTCAAAtctaaccctaaccctaaatCTCTAAGCCCTAGCCCGCCTACTCCTCCTCTGGAATCCAAGGTCAGAAAACCGCTCCTAGTCATTGGCCAAACTCCATCGCCTTCTCCATCCCCATCAACACCTGCAACTACTGCGTCGTCGTATGGCAGAGAGGTGGTGGAGAAGCGGATTAGAGTTTACTGGCCGTTGGATAAGAGCTGGTACGACGGTTGCGTTAAATCTTTCAATGAGGATTCTGGAAAGCATTTGGTTCAGTATGATGATTTTGAAGAGGAGGTCTTGGATTTGGGAAAGGAGAAGATTGAGTGGGTTGAGGAAAGTGTGAAGAAATTTAAGCGTTTGCGTAGGGGTTCTTTAGCTTTCAAGAAGACTGTGATTGAGGATGAAGAGATGAAGGATGTTGCTTGTACTGAAGAGGACAGTGGTGGCGATGATGACGATTCTAGTGATAACGATTGGGAGAAGAATGTTCAAAAGGACATTagtgaggaggaggaggaggatatAGATTTGGTCGATGAGAAGGATGAGGATAATCCTGAGTGTGAGGAGAAAGAAAAGCAGTGTGGGAAGAAAAAATTGAGGAAAAGAAAGGCCTGTGAAGCTGGAAAGCTAGGTTCAGGGAAGAAGAGCAAGAGTTGTGGAGATGTGAATGAAGGACTGTCCAATATTCCTGTTTTAGAACcaaaaaagaatgaaagaa ATGAGTTGACTAATGGCCTTGGTACTGCCTTAATGGGTGATTGTTCAGAAAGGTTCTGTGCACGCACAGCCGAGAAGCTGTGGTTTCTTGGAGA AGAACAGAGGGATGCAAAAAGGAGACGCCCTGGAGATGAGGGTTATGATTCAAGAACTCTATACCTGCCTTCAGATTTTGTAAAGAGTTTATCAGGTGGCCAG AGGCAATGGTGGGAGTTCAAATCAAAGCATATGGATAAGGTTTTGTTTTTCAAG ATGGGAAAGTTTTATGAGCTTTTTGAAATGGATGCTCATGTGGGAGCCAAGGAATTAGATTTGCAATATATGAAG GGAGAGCAACCTCATTGTGGTTTTCCAGAGAAGAACTTTTCAATGAATGTGGAGAAACTTGCTAGAAAG GGTTATCGAGTTCTCGTTATAGAGCAGACAGAAACTCCTGAACAATTGGAGCTTCGTAATCGTCACAAAAAAAGTAGTGATAAAGACAAG GTTGTGAAACGTGAAATATGTGCAGTGGTTACAAAAGGAACCCTAACTGAGGGAGAATTACTCACAGCAAATCCCGATGCTTCTTATCTAATGTCGTTGACTGAAAACTGTCAAAATTCTGGCCGAAGTTTTGGTATCTGTGTAGTTGATGCTGCAACCAGTCGAATCATTCTTGGGCAG TTTGCGGACGATGCAGAGTGTAGCTCTTTGTGTTCTCTATTGTCTGAGATGAGGCCCGTAGAAATTATAAAACCTGCAAACACTCTCAGCTCTGAAGCTGAGAGAGTATTGCTGAGGCATACTAGGAGTCCTTTAGTCAATGAGTTACTTCCCCTCTCAGAATTTTGGGATGCCGAGAAAACTGTTTGTGAACTCAAGACTTCCTACAAGCATATGAATAATCAATCAACTTCTGGATCTTCAAACAAGATGGACGCTTATGGGACAAATTCTCATGTTGAAGAAGGTTCAAGCTGCATGCCAGAAATTTTGTCAGAGCTTGTAAATAAGGGTGAAAATGGTAGCCTAGCACTTTCAGCTCTTGGAGGTGCTCTCTATTATCTGAAACAGGCTTTTCTGGATGAGACAATACTTAGAGTTGCCCAGTTTGAATCACTTCCGTGCTCTAATTTCTTTGATTTTGAGCAAAAACCATATATGATTCTCGATGCCTCTGCCATGGAAAATCTTGAGATCTTTGAGAATAGCAGAAACGGTGGTTCATCAGG GACTCTATATGCACAGTTGAATCATTGTGTGACCTCATTTGGGAAGAGGTTACTGAAAACATGGCTAGCACGGCCTTTATACCATCTGAAATCTATTAAGGACCGCCAGGATGCTGTGGCAGGTTTACGA GGGATAAATCAACATATAGCACTGGAATTTCGAAAAACACTGTCTAGGCTTCCCGACATGGAGCGGTTGCTTGCACGCATATTTGCAATCAG TGAAGCTAATGGAAGAAATTCAAATAAAGTGATTTTATACGAGGATGCAGCAAAGAAGCAGCTCCAGGAATTTATATCAGCTCTACGTGGCTGTGAAGTAATGGTCCAAGCATGTTCCTCACTTGCAGTCGTTTTGGAAAACGTCGAGTCTCAACAACTACATCATTTGTTAACACCTG GTGAAAGCCTACCAGACATCCATTCAATTCTTAAACATTTTAAGGATGCTTTTGACTGGGTGGAAGCCAATAGTTCTGGACGTGTAATACCTCATGAAGGAGTTGATATGGATTATGACTCTGCCTGTAAAAAGGTTAAGGAGATTGAGTCCAATTTGACAAAACACTTGAAGGAACAACGGAAGTTACTTGGAGACACATCG TTAAGTTATGTGACAGTTGGAAAAGATGCATATCTGTTGGAAGTTCCAGAAGATTTGCAAGGTAGCATTACCCGTGATTATGAATTGCGTTCATCGAAAAAG GGGTATAAAAGGTATTGGACTCCAAGTATCAAGAAGTTCTTGGGCGAGCTCTCTCAAGCTGAATCTGAGAAGGAATCAGCGTTGAAGAGCATTTTGCAGACATTGATTGTTAGTTTCTGCAATCATAATGATAAGTGGAGAAAACTGGTCTCAGCAACTGCAG AACTGGATGTTTTGATCAGTCTGGCTATAGCTAGTGAGTTTTATGAAGGAAGATCATGCGGTCCAGCCATTCAAGGATTGTCTTCAACTCAAGTGCCATACTTATCTGCTAAAAATTTAGGCCACCCTGTTCTTAGTAGCGATTCATTAGGCAAGGGTGCATTTGTTCCCAATGACATTAATATTGGCGGTAGTAGTGGTTccagctttctccttctcactgGTCCTAACATGGGTGGGAAGTCTACTCTTCTCCGGCAAGTTTGTTTAGCTGTAATTCTGGCCCAG ATAGGGGCTGATGTGCCTGCGGAGAGCTTTGAATTGTCACCTGTTGACCGGATCTTTGTCCGAATGGGTGCTAGAGATCATATAATGGCAGGACAAAGTACTTTTCTAACAGAGCTTTCAGAAACTGCATTGATGCTG TCATCTGCCACTCGCAATTCATTGGTAGCACTGGATGAACTGGGACGAGGCACCTCAACATCTGATGGACAGGCTATAGC GGAATCAGTCCTTGAACATTTTGTCCACAAGGTGCAGTGTAGGGGAATGTTTTCAACCCACTATCATCGATTAGCAATAGACTATAACCAGGATCCCAAA GTGTCTCTGTGCCATATGGCATGTCAAGTAGGAAGTAGGGTTGGAGAAGTGGAAGAAGTCACATTTCTTTATAGGTTGACACCTGGTGCATGCCCGAAAAGCTATGGTGTCAATGTAGCAAGACTGGCTG GGCTTCCTGAATCCATACTTCAGAAAGCTGCAGCGAAGTCCAGAGAATTTGAATCTATATAtggtaaaaaaagaaaatctaaAGGAAAAAGTAGGGGTAATGAGATGGCAGcattcataaaaaatatgattgtTGTCGCAAGAAGTTCGAGTGGTTATGGATCCGTGGATAGCAGTATCAGTTCACTGACTAAACTTCAGCAAAGAGCAAGCTTACTTCTGCAGCAGACTTGA
- the LOC136217660 gene encoding uncharacterized protein — translation MGDVVLYVDELQSNCAVSHCRICHEAEFETCKPLESPCACSGTVKFAHRDCIQRWCNEKGNTTCEICLKNYEPGYTATSKKSELIDVMTIRESLEIPRREHDLETEDMVAGVEVHAECSTTAERSATYFRSLALTLTVVLLLKHTLATITGGTEDYPFTLLTILVLRASGILLPMFVVVGTISAIRKSIRRHYQDMYEGDEDDTSNLEAENQQHLI, via the exons ATGGGAGACGTAGTTCTTTATGTAGATGAATTGCAATCAAATTGCGCAGTATCTCACTGTAGAATCTGCCATGAAGCTGAATTCGAAACCTGCAAGCCCTTAGAATCTCCTTGTGCTTGTTCTGGAACTGTCAAG TTTGCGCACAGAGATTGTATACAGAGATGGTGCAACGAAAAAGGAAACACGACTTGTGAAATTTGTCTCAAG AATTATGAACCAGGATATACGGCAACTTCAAAAAAGTCGGAGTTAATTGATGTAATGACAATCAG AGAAAGCTTGGAAATTCCGAGAAGAGAACATGATCTTGAAACGGAAGACATGGTGGCCGGAGTTGAAGTACATGCCGAGTGTTCAACAACTGCCGAGAGGAGTGCCACGTACTTCCGATCACTGGCTTTAACT TTAACAGTTGTATTGCTTTTGAAACATACGTTGGCTACAATCACCGGTGGAACAGAAGATTACCCTTTTACGCTTCTAACT ATACTTGTCTTAAGGGCCAGTGGGATTCTTCTTCCTATGTTTGTAGTGGTTGGGACTATTTCAGCCATTCGGAAAAGCATTCGCAGACATTATCAG GATATGTATGAAGGGGATGAAGATGACACGTCAAACTTGGAGGCAGAGAATCAGCagcatttaatataa